The following are encoded together in the Bradyrhizobium sp. CCGUVB1N3 genome:
- a CDS encoding TolC family protein, whose protein sequence is MAHPFARGLLAFVALGLSGCAAFSPDGGMTAVADLTSRTIKKDVAFVRTAEEADAVNDGVRRLLSRTLSADAAVQIALLNNRGLQAAYNELALAETDLVEQSLPPNPVFSVSRISGDGASEVERQVVGDILALATLPFRSDIARDRFRQAQLRAALVTLRLAADVRRAYVRAVSANEMVALLTDAKSTAESTAQLAVKLGETGSVNKLDQAREQVFYAETTADLATARQAATSARERLARLMGLWDDGLDFRLPNALPPLPRRPLALPSIEADAVAHRIDLQIARLELTALAKSLNLTDATRFVTLLDLAGISRRTQDPGGAPFRERGFEVQFQIPIFDGGEVRVRQATETYNLAFNRLSERAVNVRSEARDAYRVYRSTYDIASHYQREILPLRKIITEEMQLRFSSMQVDIFALLTEARQRLASLRGAIDAKQKFFQAQSELQTAINGGGAPAGGTDNATTIAAAPPADGGH, encoded by the coding sequence ATGGCACACCCATTCGCGCGCGGACTGCTCGCATTCGTCGCGCTTGGTCTTTCCGGCTGCGCCGCGTTCTCGCCGGACGGCGGCATGACTGCCGTTGCGGACCTGACCAGCCGGACCATCAAAAAGGATGTCGCTTTCGTGCGGACGGCCGAGGAGGCCGATGCAGTCAACGACGGCGTTCGCCGCCTGCTGTCGCGGACGCTGAGCGCCGATGCCGCCGTGCAGATCGCGCTGCTCAACAACAGGGGGCTGCAAGCTGCCTATAACGAGCTGGCGCTGGCCGAGACCGATCTCGTCGAGCAAAGCCTGCCGCCCAATCCGGTCTTCTCGGTCTCGCGGATTTCCGGCGATGGCGCCAGCGAAGTCGAGCGCCAGGTCGTCGGCGATATCCTGGCGCTGGCGACGCTGCCGTTCCGCTCCGACATCGCCCGCGACCGTTTCCGCCAGGCGCAGCTGCGCGCGGCGCTGGTAACGCTGCGGCTCGCCGCGGACGTGCGGCGCGCCTATGTCCGCGCCGTTTCCGCCAACGAGATGGTGGCACTGCTGACGGATGCGAAGTCGACGGCGGAGTCCACCGCGCAACTCGCTGTGAAGCTCGGCGAGACCGGATCGGTCAACAAGCTCGATCAGGCCCGCGAGCAGGTGTTTTATGCCGAGACCACCGCCGATCTCGCCACCGCCCGCCAGGCGGCAACGAGTGCGCGAGAGCGGCTGGCGCGGCTGATGGGGCTGTGGGACGACGGCCTCGATTTCCGCCTGCCCAACGCTTTGCCGCCGCTGCCGCGCCGGCCGCTCGCGCTGCCCTCGATCGAGGCCGACGCGGTCGCCCATCGCATCGACTTGCAGATCGCGCGGCTGGAGCTCACGGCGCTGGCAAAGTCGCTCAATCTCACCGACGCGACACGCTTCGTCACGCTGCTCGATCTCGCCGGCATCTCCCGCCGCACCCAGGATCCGGGAGGCGCGCCATTCCGCGAGCGGGGGTTCGAAGTGCAGTTCCAGATCCCGATCTTCGACGGCGGCGAGGTGCGCGTGCGGCAGGCGACCGAGACCTACAATCTCGCCTTCAACCGCCTCTCCGAGCGGGCCGTAAACGTGCGTTCGGAGGCGCGCGACGCCTACCGCGTCTATCGCTCGACCTACGACATCGCCAGCCACTATCAGCGTGAAATCCTGCCCTTGCGCAAGATCATCACCGAGGAGATGCAGCTTCGCTTCTCCAGCATGCAGGTCGACATCTTTGCGCTGCTGACGGAGGCACGCCAGCGCCTCGCCTCGCTGCGCGGGGCGATCGACGCGAAGCAAAAATTCTTTCAAGCGCAGTCCGAGTTGCAGACCGCCATCAACGGCGGCGGCGCCCCTGCGGGCGGCACCGACAATGCGACGACCATCGCCGCGGCACCGCCTGCCGATGGCGGGCACTGA
- a CDS encoding xanthine dehydrogenase family protein subunit M → MKPFDYVRPATIAEAVTAAAQPGATYLAAGTNLLDLMKGGVSRPDRLVDVTHLKGLDRIEHLADGSVRIGALVRNADLAHDTAFAKAYPAIAEALLSGASAQLRNAATVGGNLLQRTRCAYFYDPASRCNRREAGSGCDARAGGNRLHAVLGWSEGCIATHPSDFCVPLVALDAIVEIEGKSGRRELPLDALHRLPDTTPERETALEPGDLIVAVRLPATARDFAGHARYLKVRERTSYAFAVVSAAAALRIESGKISEARLALGGVAAKPWRTRAAEAVLKGAAPEPSAFREAAQAALADAKPSGDNAFKIELARRIVVCALTLAAAGTPARIPALPASPFASGALHA, encoded by the coding sequence ATGAAGCCGTTCGATTACGTCAGGCCCGCGACCATTGCCGAGGCCGTCACCGCCGCCGCGCAGCCCGGCGCCACCTATCTTGCCGCCGGCACCAATCTGCTCGACCTGATGAAGGGCGGCGTCAGCCGTCCGGATCGTCTCGTCGACGTTACGCATCTGAAGGGCCTCGACCGCATCGAGCACCTCGCCGACGGTAGCGTGCGCATCGGCGCGCTCGTGCGCAATGCCGATCTCGCGCATGACACGGCCTTCGCAAAGGCTTATCCGGCGATCGCCGAGGCGCTGTTGTCGGGCGCCTCCGCCCAGCTCCGCAATGCCGCGACGGTCGGCGGCAACCTCCTGCAACGGACGCGCTGCGCGTATTTCTATGATCCCGCCAGCCGCTGTAACCGGCGCGAGGCCGGCAGCGGTTGCGACGCGCGCGCGGGCGGGAACCGGCTGCATGCGGTGCTCGGCTGGAGCGAAGGCTGCATCGCCACCCATCCCTCCGACTTCTGCGTGCCGCTGGTTGCGCTCGACGCCATCGTCGAGATCGAAGGCAAGAGCGGCCGGCGCGAGCTGCCGCTCGACGCGCTGCATCGCCTGCCGGACACAACGCCCGAGCGCGAGACGGCGCTCGAGCCCGGTGATCTGATCGTGGCGGTGCGCTTGCCGGCCACGGCACGCGATTTCGCAGGCCATGCGCGATACCTCAAGGTTCGCGAGCGCACCTCCTATGCGTTTGCGGTGGTGTCCGCCGCGGCTGCGCTGAGGATCGAGAGCGGCAAGATCAGCGAGGCCCGGCTTGCACTCGGCGGTGTCGCCGCGAAGCCTTGGCGCACCCGCGCGGCGGAAGCGGTGCTGAAAGGTGCTGCGCCTGAGCCGTCCGCTTTCCGCGAAGCGGCGCAGGCCGCGCTCGCAGATGCAAAGCCGTCCGGCGACAACGCTTTCAAGATCGAGCTGGCGCGCCGCATCGTCGTGTGTGCGCTGACGCTAGCCGCCGCTGGAACGCCCGCGCGCATTCCGGCGCTGCCGGCCTCTCCCTTTGCTTCCGGAGCCCTGCATGCCTGA
- a CDS encoding multicopper oxidase family protein produces the protein MFSRRGFLSTAALASASVVSGRVQAASIPEAPQMDKVVMQPPLHPTSGPDYRPVVTLNGWTLPFRMNGDWKEFHLVAEPVVREFAEGMKVNLWGYNGQSPGPTIEAVEGDKVRIFVTNKLPEYTTVHWHGMIVPSGMDGVGGLNQPHIPPGKTFVYEFEMKKSGTFMYHPHSDEMVQMAMGMMGMVVVHPRDPDFRPVDRDFVFVMSTYRVDPGTYLPKVNEMTDFNMWTWNSRVFPGIDPLPVRLGDKVRVRIGNLSMTNHPIHLHGHSFAVTCTDGGWIPESAQYPETTTDVPVGAVRVFDVLADNPGDWAFHCHKSHHTMNAMGHDMRNLIGVSRKDLARAVGKLAPDAMVMGQSGMAMGNMEMPAPDNTLPMMTGAGQFGPIEMGGMFTVMKIREGMTRDDYSDPGPYAFPQGTVAYEVASPVTEPERQQNVPMKKMKM, from the coding sequence ATGTTTTCCCGCCGAGGATTTTTGAGCACCGCCGCGCTTGCAAGCGCATCGGTGGTCAGCGGCCGCGTCCAGGCCGCATCGATTCCGGAAGCCCCGCAGATGGACAAGGTGGTGATGCAGCCACCGTTGCATCCGACCAGTGGACCGGATTATCGCCCCGTCGTCACGCTGAACGGCTGGACGCTGCCGTTCCGCATGAACGGCGACTGGAAGGAATTCCATCTCGTCGCCGAGCCCGTGGTGCGCGAATTCGCCGAAGGCATGAAGGTCAACCTCTGGGGCTATAACGGCCAGTCGCCTGGGCCGACGATCGAGGCAGTCGAGGGCGACAAGGTCCGCATCTTCGTCACCAACAAATTACCCGAATACACCACCGTGCACTGGCACGGCATGATCGTGCCTAGTGGCATGGACGGCGTCGGCGGGCTCAATCAGCCGCACATCCCGCCCGGCAAGACCTTCGTCTATGAGTTCGAGATGAAGAAGAGCGGGACCTTCATGTACCACCCGCATTCCGACGAGATGGTGCAGATGGCGATGGGCATGATGGGCATGGTCGTCGTGCATCCGCGCGATCCGGATTTCCGCCCCGTCGACCGCGACTTCGTCTTCGTGATGAGCACCTATCGCGTCGACCCCGGCACCTATTTGCCGAAGGTCAACGAGATGACCGATTTCAACATGTGGACCTGGAATTCGCGGGTGTTTCCCGGCATCGATCCGTTGCCGGTGCGGCTCGGCGACAAGGTGCGCGTGCGCATAGGCAATCTCAGCATGACCAACCATCCGATCCATCTGCATGGTCACAGCTTTGCGGTGACCTGCACCGACGGCGGCTGGATTCCCGAGAGCGCGCAATATCCGGAGACGACGACCGACGTGCCGGTCGGCGCCGTGCGCGTGTTCGACGTTCTCGCCGACAATCCCGGCGACTGGGCGTTCCACTGCCACAAGTCGCATCACACCATGAACGCGATGGGCCACGACATGCGCAATCTCATCGGCGTCTCGCGCAAGGATCTCGCGCGTGCGGTCGGCAAGCTCGCGCCCGACGCCATGGTGATGGGCCAGTCGGGCATGGCGATGGGCAACATGGAGATGCCGGCGCCCGACAACACGCTGCCGATGATGACCGGCGCCGGACAATTCGGGCCGATCGAGATGGGCGGCATGTTCACGGTGATGAAGATCCGCGAAGGCATGACGCGCGACGATTACAGCGATCCAGGCCCCTACGCGTTCCCGCAAGGCACCGTCGCCTACGAGGTCGCATCGCCTGTCACGGAGCCGGAGCGGCAGCAAAACGTGCCGATGAAGAAAATGAAGATGTGA
- a CDS encoding TetR/AcrR family transcriptional regulator — translation MDDQVDNIRKPRADAVRNRERVLEAAKAVFSAGGPEASLEAVAKRAGVGIGTLYRHFPTREALFEAVYRREVEQLGELAEQLRSAKDPVDALRRWLRSNVEFVTTKKGMSAALALAVQSGSELHAFSFERLTKAIGSLLDRAVAAGQMRADISPEDLLRAFFGMCYMHDQPGWQSTALRLLDVFVDGLRVQSKPSSRATVKKTKPAAKKKR, via the coding sequence ATGGACGACCAGGTCGACAACATCCGAAAACCCCGCGCCGACGCCGTGCGCAATCGCGAGCGCGTGCTGGAAGCTGCTAAAGCCGTGTTCAGCGCGGGCGGGCCGGAGGCGAGCCTGGAAGCCGTTGCAAAGCGCGCAGGCGTTGGCATCGGCACGCTCTATCGTCATTTTCCGACGCGCGAGGCGCTGTTCGAGGCGGTGTATCGCCGCGAGGTCGAGCAGCTCGGCGAGCTCGCCGAGCAACTCAGAAGCGCGAAGGATCCGGTCGACGCCTTGCGGCGCTGGCTGCGCTCCAATGTCGAATTCGTCACGACCAAGAAGGGCATGTCGGCAGCGCTTGCACTTGCGGTGCAGAGCGGGTCGGAGCTGCATGCTTTCTCGTTCGAGCGTCTGACCAAAGCCATCGGCTCACTGCTCGATCGCGCAGTTGCAGCGGGCCAGATGCGGGCCGACATCAGTCCCGAGGACCTGCTGCGTGCATTCTTCGGCATGTGCTACATGCACGACCAACCCGGCTGGCAATCGACCGCGCTCAGGCTGCTCGACGTATTCGTCGACGGACTTCGCGTGCAGTCCAAACCATCATCGCGCGCGACCGTCAAAAAGACAAAACCGGCGGCGAAGAAAAAACGATAA
- a CDS encoding transglycosylase SLT domain-containing protein, translating to MNGGTAAARLATLKIWQASYIVGALTATSFAAIHQIAVSRPSIATPNARVADAFSAIPLNVTTVLKNAAAAFPTPVIEAKFDTRSSANAIVAAGFSAAAPDAVMPSDSTSSPRQGRMLQVASLEAAPPENSATPQQDRPRAASPNPDEGEPSYLKYYVYSEIPPPDKPAKIALSALSGVPLGTPIQEIEHAAKAFGMDANFMKAVAKIESDFNPKQRTGSYIGLFQLSKFEFSKYGSGDILNPRDNAMGAAYKFITEAALFEVITHKQPTFSDLYLIHQQGWEGAAQHISHPQRIAWKSMCATQEGSAKGERWCRRAIWGNTLPVVKREWKSVDRLTSGAFVAMWRDRVDTLYARYPVQTAAAERSR from the coding sequence ATGAATGGGGGAACCGCGGCCGCGCGGCTGGCGACATTGAAGATTTGGCAAGCAAGCTACATTGTCGGCGCGCTGACCGCGACTTCGTTTGCCGCAATTCATCAGATCGCGGTATCGCGCCCGAGCATCGCAACGCCGAATGCGAGAGTTGCTGATGCATTCAGCGCCATCCCGCTGAATGTGACGACGGTCCTGAAAAATGCCGCGGCAGCGTTTCCGACTCCGGTCATTGAGGCCAAATTCGATACGAGATCATCGGCTAATGCGATCGTCGCGGCGGGATTCAGCGCTGCCGCGCCGGACGCGGTGATGCCGTCCGATTCAACCAGTTCGCCGCGGCAAGGGCGAATGTTGCAGGTCGCCAGCCTTGAGGCAGCGCCGCCCGAGAACTCGGCAACGCCACAGCAGGACCGTCCGCGCGCTGCCTCGCCCAATCCGGACGAAGGCGAACCGTCGTATCTCAAATACTACGTCTACTCGGAAATCCCGCCGCCGGACAAACCCGCGAAGATCGCCTTATCGGCGTTGAGCGGCGTCCCGCTCGGAACGCCCATCCAGGAGATCGAACACGCGGCCAAGGCGTTCGGTATGGATGCCAATTTCATGAAGGCGGTCGCCAAAATCGAATCCGATTTCAATCCCAAGCAACGCACCGGCTCCTATATCGGTCTATTCCAGTTGAGCAAGTTTGAGTTCAGCAAATACGGATCGGGCGACATCCTCAATCCTCGCGACAACGCCATGGGCGCCGCCTACAAGTTCATCACCGAGGCTGCGCTATTCGAAGTAATAACGCACAAGCAGCCGACGTTTTCCGATCTCTACCTGATCCACCAGCAGGGCTGGGAAGGAGCCGCCCAACACATCAGCCATCCGCAGCGGATTGCCTGGAAGTCGATGTGCGCAACCCAGGAGGGCTCGGCGAAGGGCGAGCGATGGTGCAGGCGCGCCATCTGGGGCAACACGCTGCCGGTGGTCAAGCGCGAATGGAAGTCGGTCGATCGTCTCACCTCGGGCGCGTTCGTCGCGATGTGGCGGGATCGCGTCGACACACTCTATGCCCGCTATCCGGTGCAAACTGCGGCGGCCGAACGCTCAAGATAG
- a CDS encoding (2Fe-2S)-binding protein, producing the protein MTHSISLTVNGARRDFQLDDPRVTLLDLLRERLQLTGTKKGCDRGQCGACTILVDGKRINSCLALAVSHDGADILTIEGVARGDQLHPVQAAFIARDGFQCGFCTPGQIMSAIGMMREAQAGDDPERIRECMSGNLCRCGAYAGIVDAVLEVQTGEANQRRSA; encoded by the coding sequence ATGACCCACTCCATCAGCCTCACCGTGAACGGTGCGCGGCGCGATTTCCAACTCGATGATCCCCGAGTCACGCTGCTCGATCTCCTGCGTGAGCGTCTGCAACTGACCGGAACCAAGAAGGGATGCGATCGCGGCCAGTGCGGCGCCTGCACCATCCTAGTCGACGGCAAGCGGATCAACTCCTGTCTCGCACTCGCCGTCAGCCATGACGGCGCCGACATCCTCACCATCGAAGGCGTTGCGCGCGGCGACCAGCTTCATCCCGTGCAGGCCGCCTTCATCGCCCGTGACGGCTTCCAATGCGGTTTCTGCACGCCCGGCCAGATCATGAGCGCGATCGGAATGATGCGGGAAGCGCAGGCCGGCGATGACCCCGAACGCATCAGGGAATGCATGAGCGGCAATCTCTGCCGCTGCGGCGCCTATGCCGGCATCGTCGATGCGGTGCTCGAGGTGCAGACCGGTGAAGCCAACCAGAGGCGCTCCGCATGA
- a CDS encoding DUF4864 domain-containing protein — MRIAVLLITLLLSFAAAQADDIAAAKSVIRAQEQAFARDDAAAAYSYAAPGIKKIFPAADIFMAMVESAYAPIYRHKSFEFGETKVDGDWIGQHVHIIDANNEAWEALYTLEQQADGSYKITGCSLQKAGQAV, encoded by the coding sequence ATGCGCATCGCGGTGTTGCTGATCACGTTACTCCTGAGTTTTGCGGCCGCGCAGGCCGACGACATTGCAGCCGCCAAGAGCGTGATCCGCGCCCAGGAGCAGGCTTTTGCCCGCGACGATGCCGCGGCCGCCTATTCCTACGCGGCACCCGGGATCAAAAAGATCTTCCCGGCCGCCGACATCTTCATGGCGATGGTCGAGAGTGCCTACGCACCGATCTACCGGCACAAGAGTTTTGAGTTCGGCGAGACCAAGGTCGATGGCGACTGGATTGGCCAGCACGTCCACATCATCGATGCCAATAACGAAGCCTGGGAAGCGCTCTACACGCTCGAGCAGCAGGCCGACGGCAGCTACAAGATCACGGGATGCTCGCTGCAGAAGGCGGGACAGGCGGTTTAG
- a CDS encoding MFS transporter, with amino-acid sequence MKLDRKAVTEEGRAVHAPNFPQRPAGFTPDSRQAWVRLVLALMIGSIGAVGMWAVVVVIPVVQAEFAATRGAVSLAFTLMMFGFGLGGVIAGRITDRFGIVPAMAISIAFLGVANVLAGLSTMLWQFVAVYFLIGLGTSATFAPLMAEASHWFERYRGLAVTIVAGGNYVAGAMWPPIVNWGVQTVGWRMTHIGIGIVCASTMAMLVLILRAQIGDDKVRNHANAPPPRVDLGLSTNTLTVLLSIAAISCCVAMAMPQVHIVAYCGDLGYGVARGAEMLSLMMGCGIVSRIGSGFLADKIGGIPTLLVGSLAQGFALVFYLFFDGLTSLFLISAMFGLFQGGIVPSYAIIVREAMPAGEAATRVGIVIFASVFGMSFGGWVSGVIFDATGSYAAAFANGVAWNALNIGIVVLLLIRSRMNVAKAGPGFAT; translated from the coding sequence ATGAAGCTTGACCGCAAGGCGGTCACCGAAGAAGGTCGCGCCGTGCACGCGCCTAATTTCCCGCAACGACCGGCCGGCTTCACCCCTGATTCGCGTCAGGCCTGGGTGCGGCTCGTGCTCGCGCTCATGATCGGCTCGATCGGCGCGGTCGGCATGTGGGCGGTCGTGGTCGTGATTCCCGTGGTGCAGGCCGAATTCGCAGCCACGCGCGGCGCGGTGTCGCTGGCCTTCACGCTGATGATGTTCGGCTTCGGCCTTGGTGGGGTGATCGCGGGCAGGATCACCGATCGCTTCGGCATCGTGCCGGCGATGGCGATCAGCATCGCCTTTCTCGGCGTCGCCAACGTGCTGGCTGGGCTGTCGACCATGCTCTGGCAGTTCGTGGCGGTGTATTTCCTGATCGGGCTCGGCACATCGGCAACTTTTGCGCCGCTGATGGCGGAAGCCTCGCACTGGTTCGAGCGCTATCGCGGGCTCGCCGTCACCATCGTCGCGGGCGGCAACTACGTCGCGGGCGCGATGTGGCCGCCGATCGTGAATTGGGGCGTGCAGACCGTCGGCTGGCGCATGACCCACATCGGAATTGGCATCGTCTGTGCGAGCACGATGGCGATGCTGGTTCTGATCCTGCGCGCCCAGATCGGCGACGACAAGGTTCGCAATCACGCCAACGCGCCGCCGCCGCGCGTCGATCTCGGGCTGTCGACCAACACGCTGACGGTGCTGCTGTCGATCGCCGCGATCTCCTGCTGCGTGGCGATGGCGATGCCGCAGGTCCATATCGTCGCCTATTGCGGCGACCTCGGCTACGGCGTGGCGCGCGGCGCGGAGATGCTGTCGCTGATGATGGGCTGCGGCATCGTCAGCCGGATCGGCTCCGGCTTCCTGGCCGACAAGATCGGCGGCATCCCAACGCTGCTGGTCGGCTCGCTGGCGCAGGGCTTTGCGCTGGTCTTCTATTTGTTCTTCGACGGCCTGACCTCGCTCTTTCTGATCTCCGCGATGTTCGGCCTGTTCCAGGGCGGCATCGTGCCGAGCTATGCCATCATCGTGCGCGAGGCGATGCCGGCCGGCGAAGCTGCGACCCGCGTCGGCATCGTGATCTTCGCCTCCGTGTTCGGCATGTCCTTCGGCGGCTGGGTGTCGGGCGTGATCTTTGACGCCACCGGCTCCTATGCAGCGGCGTTTGCGAACGGTGTGGCCTGGAATGCGCTGAACATCGGCATCGTCGTGCTGCTTCTGATCCGCTCGCGGATGAACGTGGCGAAGGCCGGGCCGGGGTTTGCGACCTGA
- a CDS encoding amidohydrolase family protein: MSPMSRRIFVAALPLLTVGLASSARAQGNPPATTSATLFQNVRIFDGKGASLSAPSNVLIKGNIIERISTEPIAAEPSVTIIAGNGRTLMPGLIDAHWHAMLIRPTAVDSIVGDVGYNNIAAGVEATDTLMRGFTTVRDVGGPTFGLKAAIDKGLIAGPRIYPSGAVITVTSGHGDFRQLSELPRTIGGMLSRMEQIGASMVADSPDEVRVRVREQLMQGASQIKLTAGGGVSSPFSPIDASTFTEAELRAAVEAAENWGTYVTVHAFTPAAIQRSIAAGVKCIEHGFLMDDATAKLIAEKGIWLSTQPLPEALRQGFPVGSVQRAKADEVWPGIAKTYELAKKYKIKTAWGTDVLFSQALAQQQGAILASLVRWYSPAEALAQATGTNGELLALSGKRSPYQGKLGVVEQGALADLLLVEGNPLENIDLIADPAKNFKVIMKDGRIYKNAP; the protein is encoded by the coding sequence ATGAGCCCGATGTCACGAAGGATTTTCGTCGCCGCGCTCCCGCTTCTGACTGTTGGGCTTGCGTCCAGCGCTCGCGCGCAGGGCAATCCGCCAGCAACAACTAGCGCGACCTTGTTCCAGAATGTGCGCATCTTCGACGGAAAAGGCGCCTCACTGTCCGCGCCGTCCAATGTTCTGATTAAAGGCAATATCATCGAGCGCATCTCGACGGAGCCGATCGCTGCGGAGCCAAGCGTCACCATAATCGCCGGGAACGGTCGAACGCTGATGCCGGGGCTGATCGACGCCCACTGGCACGCAATGCTGATCCGTCCGACTGCGGTCGACTCCATCGTGGGCGACGTCGGCTACAACAATATCGCGGCAGGCGTCGAGGCGACGGACACCTTGATGCGCGGCTTCACCACGGTCCGCGACGTCGGCGGCCCCACATTCGGACTGAAAGCCGCCATCGATAAGGGCCTGATTGCAGGTCCACGCATTTATCCCTCGGGAGCCGTCATCACGGTAACCAGCGGACATGGAGATTTCCGCCAACTGTCGGAACTTCCGCGCACGATCGGCGGCATGCTCAGCCGCATGGAGCAGATCGGTGCCAGCATGGTCGCCGACAGTCCGGACGAGGTGCGCGTGCGTGTCCGCGAGCAACTGATGCAAGGCGCTTCCCAGATCAAGCTGACGGCCGGAGGCGGCGTCTCTTCGCCGTTCAGCCCGATCGACGCGTCGACGTTTACCGAGGCCGAGTTGCGTGCCGCCGTCGAAGCGGCGGAGAATTGGGGCACCTATGTCACCGTGCATGCGTTCACGCCGGCAGCCATCCAGCGATCGATCGCCGCTGGTGTGAAATGCATCGAGCACGGCTTCCTGATGGACGATGCGACAGCGAAGCTTATTGCGGAGAAAGGCATCTGGCTCAGCACGCAGCCCTTGCCCGAGGCTTTGAGGCAGGGCTTTCCGGTCGGGTCGGTGCAGCGGGCCAAGGCCGACGAGGTCTGGCCCGGAATTGCCAAAACCTATGAATTGGCCAAGAAGTACAAGATCAAGACAGCGTGGGGCACCGACGTCCTGTTCTCCCAGGCGCTGGCCCAGCAACAGGGTGCCATTCTGGCCTCGCTTGTCCGCTGGTATAGTCCCGCCGAAGCGCTTGCCCAGGCGACCGGCACCAACGGCGAACTGCTGGCCTTGTCCGGCAAGCGCAGTCCCTATCAGGGGAAACTCGGCGTCGTGGAACAAGGCGCGCTCGCCGATCTGCTGCTGGTCGAGGGCAACCCGTTGGAGAATATTGACCTGATCGCCGACCCCGCCAAGAACTTCAAGGTTATCATGAAGGACGGGCGGATATACAAAAATGCCCCGTGA